The sequence AAACCGTCCTTTACCCCAAAAAATAGCTTTTTTTGTTCAATAAATGCGTTGTATTGGATAAAAAATGCACTTTTTTATCCAGTTTGACTAAAATTTTGACGATTTTCACCAGTTTTCGTAGCGGTGTCTGAGTCGTCGTTGTCATAATATTTTGCAGTATCAATCAATCGATATCCGTTCTTGATGGCGACATAGACCGCATCTTCAGCCACCTTGCCACGCAAAGTCCAAGTGCCAAGCCCGAGAACCGGCATATC comes from Fibrobacter sp. UWB15 and encodes:
- a CDS encoding aldo/keto reductase, which produces MNSSFDMPVLGLGTWTLRGKVAEDAVYVAIKNGYRLIDTAKYYDNDDSDTATKTGENRQNFSQTG